AATATCTTTTTTATTGCACAAAAGTAAAATAGGTGATAAAAATTTCAGTCGTTATACCAACTTTTAATCGAAGAGAACACTTAAAACAACTTTTAATTCAACTTAATGAAATTTCCGGTCAAAATTATTGTTTAGAAATTATCGTTGTAGTTGACGGTTCTACTGATGGGACTCTTGAACTGCTTAAAAAAGAATTTGATTTTGTCCATATTGTTGAAGGTGATGGAAATTGGTGGTATACTAAAAGTATGAATGAGGGATTTAATTATTCTAAACGGTTTAACTCAAAGTACACACTATTATTAAATGATGATGTTATACTCGGTTTAAACTATATTGAAAATATTGTGAAAGCAGCTGAATCAAAAAATGATTCCATCGTCTCTTCCATCTGCTTCTCTCACGAAACTCCCCATTTGTTATTTGATGCCGGAGTGAAAGAAATAAAGTGGTGGCGATTTAAATTCATTAAGTATCTAAAGCAATTAGGCACGGCTAATCCAAAAGATTATACAGGACTTTATCCAACCTTGGCCATTACCGGAAGAGGGACATTAATTCCTACAAATTTACTTTTCACTCTTAATTTATATGATGAAGGCTTTAAACAATATGGCTCTGATATTGAATTAGGATTTAGGGCAAGTGCAAATAGCATAAAAATGTTTGTGAGTTGGGACGCACAAATATTCAGCATAGTAAATACCACCGGAAAAGGAGCTTCATTTATCAAATCATCATTTTTTGATTTTATTAAAAGTCAATTTAATCCATACAGCATGAATTATTTACCAGATTCATTTCGGATAGCCTGGCGTTATGGTATAAAATTACTTTTCCCTTTAACCTGCAGTATTATTTTGCTTGGAAATTTAAAGGCTTACTGCTTTAATAAAAAGTATTAAATAAATGTGTGGACTAAGCGGGTTTATTGTTTGTGATAATTCAACTATTTCTTTAGATGAATTGCAAATCATGAATAGAACAATGATTAACAGAGGCCCGGACGCGGAAGGTTACTATTATATGAATGGCAAACTTGGTTTGGCATCGAGAAGACTAAAAATTAAAGACCTTAGCGATGGAGCCAATATGCCATTATCCAATGAAGATAATTCTGTTCAAGTAGTTTTTAATGGGGCAATTTATAACTTCAATGAGTTACGGCAAATATTAATACGAGATGGACATCACTTTAAAACAAGCGGTGACACAGAAGTTATTGTTCATTCATATGAAAAGTGGGGTATTGATTGTTTTAGCAAATTTAATGGGATGTTTGCCATAGCAATTTGGGACAGTAAATTAGAAAAAATTATTTTAGCCCGAGATCGAGTTGGAATTAAACCCCTCTATTATTATTACAACAATGGTAATATGGCTTTTGCTTCTGAATTAAAACCCTTGTTAAAATTTCCACTATTTAGAAAAGAAATTAATGTGGAATCGGTTTACACTTACATTTCACTTCACAATATACCTGCCCCTAAAACAATCTTTACTAATACCTTTAAATTAGAACCCGGAACTATTTTAGAATACCACAAAGGGGCATTCAAAATAAGCAGCTATTGGGATTTACTAAATGTTAATATTCAAAACAAACAATTAAAGTCAACCCATGAATATTTAGATGAAATTGATAATTTATTAACTGAATCCGTACGGCAAATGCTAATTGCTGACGTTCCCGTTGGAACATTTCTTAGCGGAGGCATTGATTCTTCTCTTATTGTGTCTATTATGTCCAAAATTTCACCAACTAAGGTAAATTCTTTTACCATTGGGTTTGACGATAAAAAGGTGAACGAAGCGGCACATGCCAAAAGTATAGCTGAACATTTAGGTTTGAATCATCACACGCTTTATCTTGAACAAAAAGATATTAGTGATACCATCTCTACGGTTGCTGAACATTATGATGAACCATTTGGGGACCTCTCACTTTTACCTACATTGTTACTTGCGAAATTCGCTAAAAAAGATATTACGGTAGCGCTTTCCGGCGATGGTGCAGATGAATTTTTTGCCGGGTATCCCCGCTTTATTAAAATTGGGAAAATGTACAGTAAGGAAAAGTGGTTAAGTTTAAATTCAATCTCATTACTATCTAAAATGTCTGCGCGATTCTTGACCGGCAAGTACAAAAAGATGGCCCAGGTGTTCGAATCCAAAGTTCTGGAAAAATCTTATACCTATATGATGGGGCATATTTCGGAGTTTGATTTAAGAAAAATAAGTATTGACAAACTACTTGGTTATGCGAGTGAAGTATCTAAATACAAACAAAATAAAATGGATTCGCTTGATTATACCTATTATCTTCTATCCAAACTTTATTTACCCGAAACTGTACTTAATAAAACAGACCGAGCAACCATGGCTAGTTCTCTCGAAGCAAGGGTTCCCTTTTTAGATCATCGATTAATTGAATATGCAGGAACAATACCCGTTAATGAAAAAATAAAAAATGGTCAGAATAAATTCTTATTAAGACAATTACTCAATAGATATATCCCAAAGTATTTAACCGACCGACCCAAAAAAGGATTTGATGTACCAATGGACTGGAATCAAAAAGATTTAAAAGAACTTGCCTTACACTATTTTTCCAAAGAAAAGATTGATAAAGAAGGATATTTCGATTCAAAAGAAATTAAAAAATTGTTAGATGAACATTGGTCCGGCAAAATGAATCATGGTCATAGATTATGGGTCTTACTAAGTTTTGAACTTTGGAATGAAAAATATAATTAACTGAACTAGTGAAAAAAATTGTAGTACTAATACCAACTTATAATAGAAAAGAACAGTTGATTCAGCTTTTGAAACAACTATTGGTAAAAGGATACTATGGTCAATATACTTTTGAGATTGTGGTGGTAGTTGACGGTTCACAAGACGGAACTTTGGAAACTTTAGAAAAAGAATTTAAACAAATACACGTTGTTAAAGGTAATGGCAATTGGTGGTATACCAAAAGCATGAATGAAGGTTTCAAATACGCAGATAAATTAAATCCGCATTTTGTATTAACGCTAAATGATGATATTAAACTTGAATCCGATTACTTGCAAAAGATGATTAAAGCTATTCATCAATCCCCTTCAAATAGTATCATTGGTTCGGTTTCACTTACTGAAAATAATCCACACAAATTATTATTTTCAGGTATAAAAAAAATAAAATGGTGGAGGATGAAACTTGTGAGATACCATGAACTTTTCGAGCAAATTGATATAAAACAACAAGCTGGAATTTATAAATCAATAGCATTACCCGGACGTGGAACCTTGATACCTTTTTCAATTATAAAAGAACTTAAAATGTTCGATGCGCAATTTTTACAATATCACTCAGACTATGATTTTTGCCTAAGGGCTCGTAAAAAAGGATATTGTACCGTAATTTCATGGGAGGCTATAAATTATAGTTACGCTGCCCAAACCTCTGCTTCCACTTCTTACTTGAAAAGTTCTCTTAATTCATTTATAAAAAGCTTTTTTCAACGAAATTCCAGAATCTTTATTCTAGACCATATTCGTTTCATAAGTAGGCATGGTAACAAAATATTAATTCCCATTACATTCTTGATATTCATTTTAGCTTCCTTTAAAGCTCATTTTTTTAATAAAAAATTAAATGAAATTTAATTCTGTTTTTATTCACCAACAAATCATTCCAGAA
This region of Sphingobacteriaceae bacterium genomic DNA includes:
- a CDS encoding glycosyltransferase family 2 protein; this translates as MIKISVVIPTFNRREHLKQLLIQLNEISGQNYCLEIIVVVDGSTDGTLELLKKEFDFVHIVEGDGNWWYTKSMNEGFNYSKRFNSKYTLLLNDDVILGLNYIENIVKAAESKNDSIVSSICFSHETPHLLFDAGVKEIKWWRFKFIKYLKQLGTANPKDYTGLYPTLAITGRGTLIPTNLLFTLNLYDEGFKQYGSDIELGFRASANSIKMFVSWDAQIFSIVNTTGKGASFIKSSFFDFIKSQFNPYSMNYLPDSFRIAWRYGIKLLFPLTCSIILLGNLKAYCFNKKY
- the asnB gene encoding asparagine synthase (glutamine-hydrolyzing) → MCGLSGFIVCDNSTISLDELQIMNRTMINRGPDAEGYYYMNGKLGLASRRLKIKDLSDGANMPLSNEDNSVQVVFNGAIYNFNELRQILIRDGHHFKTSGDTEVIVHSYEKWGIDCFSKFNGMFAIAIWDSKLEKIILARDRVGIKPLYYYYNNGNMAFASELKPLLKFPLFRKEINVESVYTYISLHNIPAPKTIFTNTFKLEPGTILEYHKGAFKISSYWDLLNVNIQNKQLKSTHEYLDEIDNLLTESVRQMLIADVPVGTFLSGGIDSSLIVSIMSKISPTKVNSFTIGFDDKKVNEAAHAKSIAEHLGLNHHTLYLEQKDISDTISTVAEHYDEPFGDLSLLPTLLLAKFAKKDITVALSGDGADEFFAGYPRFIKIGKMYSKEKWLSLNSISLLSKMSARFLTGKYKKMAQVFESKVLEKSYTYMMGHISEFDLRKISIDKLLGYASEVSKYKQNKMDSLDYTYYLLSKLYLPETVLNKTDRATMASSLEARVPFLDHRLIEYAGTIPVNEKIKNGQNKFLLRQLLNRYIPKYLTDRPKKGFDVPMDWNQKDLKELALHYFSKEKIDKEGYFDSKEIKKLLDEHWSGKMNHGHRLWVLLSFELWNEKYN
- a CDS encoding glycosyltransferase family 2 protein, whose product is MKKIVVLIPTYNRKEQLIQLLKQLLVKGYYGQYTFEIVVVVDGSQDGTLETLEKEFKQIHVVKGNGNWWYTKSMNEGFKYADKLNPHFVLTLNDDIKLESDYLQKMIKAIHQSPSNSIIGSVSLTENNPHKLLFSGIKKIKWWRMKLVRYHELFEQIDIKQQAGIYKSIALPGRGTLIPFSIIKELKMFDAQFLQYHSDYDFCLRARKKGYCTVISWEAINYSYAAQTSASTSYLKSSLNSFIKSFFQRNSRIFILDHIRFISRHGNKILIPITFLIFILASFKAHFFNKKLNEI